Proteins from a genomic interval of Nostoc sp. TCL240-02:
- a CDS encoding DUF2382 domain-containing protein produces MPLHKLEHFDPNYRETFGGDDVKSLVLYTEGGDRVGSVADVLVDDDGHFRYLVIDTSGDFSGKKILLPIGLSRIDYPAKRVYVDGLSKQQVEGLVEYKEDTIFDHNYEEKVRSGFRSSTSGVTYDRNTYNYQTEPALYGLNEQSHQTFKLYEERLIANKQRIKTGEVTVGKHIETDTASVTVPIQKERVVIERVVPTEAGSVIDTNELKFQEGEVARIEVYEETPDIRKEAFVREEVRVKKVVERDIVEAQDTIRREELDVDTAGNLHVNEHGSTTDGAI; encoded by the coding sequence ATGCCTCTTCATAAACTTGAACATTTTGATCCAAACTATCGAGAAACTTTTGGTGGAGACGACGTTAAATCACTGGTTCTTTATACTGAGGGAGGAGACAGAGTTGGCTCAGTCGCTGATGTTTTAGTTGATGATGATGGTCATTTCCGATATTTAGTTATTGACACAAGTGGAGATTTTTCTGGTAAAAAAATCTTACTACCAATTGGTCTTTCCCGGATTGATTATCCTGCAAAACGTGTCTATGTTGATGGGTTAAGCAAACAACAAGTAGAAGGTTTAGTTGAGTACAAAGAAGACACAATCTTTGATCACAATTACGAAGAAAAGGTACGTAGTGGATTTCGTTCTTCAACTAGCGGTGTAACTTACGATCGCAATACATATAATTACCAGACAGAACCAGCTTTATACGGACTGAATGAGCAATCTCATCAAACTTTCAAACTCTATGAAGAACGGTTGATTGCAAATAAACAGCGCATCAAAACCGGAGAAGTAACAGTTGGTAAACACATTGAAACAGATACTGCAAGTGTTACAGTACCTATTCAAAAAGAACGAGTTGTAATTGAGCGAGTTGTGCCAACAGAAGCAGGAAGCGTTATAGATACCAATGAACTTAAGTTTCAAGAAGGTGAAGTTGCACGCATAGAAGTGTACGAAGAAACGCCTGACATACGTAAAGAAGCCTTTGTGCGTGAAGAAGTGCGAGTCAAGAAAGTCGTAGAAAGGGATATAGTGGAAGCACAAGACACTATTCGTCGAGAAGAGTTAGATGTTGATACTGCGGGTAACTTACATGTGAATGAACATGGCAGTACTACAGATGGTGCTATTTAA